The segment ttaaaaaaaaatgtcactAAACCATATACAATAATTGTTAAACGCTAAATTCACATCacatatgaaatttataaaacttaaatttGAGTCCGGTTGTATTTAGTTGGCAATCGGCATATAGGTTTTGTGCAGGGCAGTGCTTACCATGAAAAAGACATTTGTCTGCCCCCCAACTTAATGTATAATCTTATAGAACCCcataatttcataaaattattccATAGAATTTAAACTATAGTTTTACTCACATCTCCATCTGATTTAAATTTGACTTTTGTTTCCAAATATGCATTTTTATTCTAATTTAGCTCATCTAAGATTACACAATCTAAATAATATAAACAAGCTATGCAATCAGAGTTTATAACCAAGCGTGGTTAGTGCAGCATATTCGATAATGTCATTATTAAACAAGTGGGTAGCGTCATCAGATATGTTAAGAAGATGATgacataaaattgtaaaaaatattaagaaacctttaataataaaactttCATTCCATTTTGTTGTGTACAAAACTTCTACTTTCttatattaaacatatatattactaaaataaatattaaaaaggagAAATCATCTCAATTTTTTCTTAGgtttcatgttttctttttgattttatatttatgaaaaataaaatgcaATAGCTATATTTTAATAAGAAAGTGTAGTGAACTTTATTTGACAAACTATAATTTACAACTTACCACTAATCttaatactaaaaatatatgCATAAAGAAAGTATTCTAAATGGACGGTTGTGATTTGATCATTTGTAATAGTTTGACCTGAAGAGAATAATAATACTCTCTGTTTCTCTCCTGTTTTGtctattttctctctctctctctctctctctctctctctctctctctctctctctctctactgtGTTAATAAGAAATTAgaatattctctctctctctctctctctagctgcTCAAAGCAGGACCGTacacgtctctctctctctctcatttgaAATTTTGATTCGTATAAAAATCTTCACAGTCGCGTACGTAATTTTGTGCTCTGATTCCTttagattttcttttttctatttcgtgagagagagagagactctcTATCTCCTTCGAATCGCTCAAGAATCTCCTCAGGCTTTAGCTTCGAAAAATCCAGTTTCGATCTCGGAAACGCAATCAGGTAAGCAATTCGTACTATTTTTGAAGTTGTGTGTTTGTTGCTAggaaacacaaaaaataaaaaataaaaatcagggCTTTCAACCTTATTCGTGTCATGCTTAGATGGGTTCTTACCAAAAATGGAAACTTCTGGCATACCCGTTAATAGATTAGCCTTTCTTGAACACCCTTTGCGTTTTTTTTAGTAATGATTTTAATGTATAAAAGAAGCTCTGCTCAAAGCTGATTCATTATTACAGCTTCACTGATCTCTGCTTGTGGTCTCACCTCTGTTTCTTCCTTGTCTAAACAAGCTTgttcttttctattttcttaataaattaTGAGTAGTATACAGAGGAAGATGATAATCTATTTCATTACACTAACACCTTTCTTACTGTTACTACAGGACTTTGATTCAACGGACAGCACGGAATCTTGCTGATCCATATCTGAATCTTGGACTTGTAATTATTGATCGGCTTAAATAATCTGGGAGTGCAAAAGGGAATAGGTGGATCTACAATGATGGCATCGCTTTTGGATACTTTAGTGTCTAAAATGCCTTCATTGTCTGCCTCTGATCACGCCTCTGTGGTCTCACTCAATCTCTTTGTTGCACTTCTTTGTGCTTGTATTGTCCTTGGCCATCTTCTGGAGGAGAACCGATGGATGAACGAATCCATCACTGCCTTATTGATTGTAAGTGTTTCACTGCGTATTATATATGATTCATTACAAACTTCAGGTAGCTGAATGATTTTAATCATCTTTGCATGACTTTTTTTGGTTGCAGGGGCTGGCTACTGGTGTTGTCATTTTGTTGATTAGTAATGGCAAAAGCTCACATCTTCTGGTCTTCAGTGAAGATCTTTTCTTCATTTATCTTTTGCCACCCATTATATTCAATGCTGGGTCAGTTTCTTTTGCATCCattttaatctttttaataatatatgaattttctTTGGTATGGGTTTGTGCTATAGAAGAAGATTTTTCTGATTGGTATATGAATAACTAACACGAGAATTACTCAAAAAGATACTTTacaacaaaattagttttagaGAAACAGGCACTATGTGATTCTTAGGTGGTATAAGTAGAAAACTTAACAGGTGTTAATTAGAAAGTTTAGGTTCTGATCCTATATGAACACATGTCATACATCAACTTTTGTAGAACTTGTGTTTGTCGAAAAGGGAGAGAGCTTCATGTGTTTGGTGAACTAGTTAGATTTTATTCACGTGCACGTTGGTGGTCCTACCTTTGTCCTTGTCAATGTCATGGATTTACTCTTTTCAGCTTCATTTTCCCTAAGCCCTTTCCAGATATTTCTCAGAGTGATAACTTTATTCTCATTGTTGTGTCTGTTTCAGGTTTCAAGTGAAAAAGAAACAGTTTTTCCGCAACTTCGTGACTATTATGCTTTTTGGTGCTATTGGAACTGTTGTCTCTTGCACTGTCATAACACTAGGTAACCTTACTTCCCATTTCGTTAGGCTGAAGTGCCGTTGAAAGCTGCTTACGGATTAGATCCTGTTGATCATCAGTCTCTTTTGTTGCTGTATATCTAGTGATTGTTTGGTGGTGTGTGAAACAGGTGTAACGCAGTTCTTTAAGAAACTGGATATTGGGACCTTTGACTTGGGTGATTATCTTGGTAACATCTCTGAACCAATGGCTTTGCTTTAACAGTTTTCACTCCAGGGGACTTaagtttgtttcttgtttgtgtTTTGATTCGCAGCAATCGGTGCTATATTTGCTGCAACAGATTCCGTTTGCACACTGCAGGTAATGTGTTTTCTCCTAGAAAGTACTTACAAACGCATAAACAAAGTGGACCAATTAGTTCTTGTTTCCTCTTGTGGTTGTGATTATAGGTTCTGAATCAAGACGAGACACCTTTGCTTTACAGTCTTGTATTCGGAGAAGGTGTTGTGAATGACGCCACGTCAGTTGTTGTCTTCAACGCGATTCAGAGCTTTGACCTCACTCACCTTAACCATGAAGCTGCTTTTCGACTTCTTGGGAACTTTTTCTATCTGTTTCTCCTCAGCACCTTGCTTGGTGTTGCGGTAAgtccattttcttcttctctaccATTCTTTCTTGTGGCTGCTATTTGCATGCTCTTGTGTTCACACCCTTCTTGATTCATTTTGCAGACCGGTCTGATAAGTGCATATATCATCAAAAAGCTATATTTTGGAAGGTAAACATTCAGCTTAATATATGTGactgtttattttattttatttctccaTGTTTGGTCTAAAGTAGATGTCCCCTCACATGGCATGTCTCAGACACTCCACTGACCGAGAGGTTGCCCTCATGATGCTTATGGCCTATCTTTCTTATATGCTTGCTGAGGTTAGATTCTAGTTCCAAACAAAAATTGCGTTCAAAGACAAAAGTATTCTGAGATTATATTGTTTTGGGGTTGCAGCTTTTCGACTTGAGTGGTATTCTCACTGTGTTCTTCTGTGGGATTGTGATGTCTCATTACACCTGGCACAACGTAACCGAGAGTTCAAGAATCACTACCAAGTATGAAAGCCTCCACTCAGTTCAAAACACTTTTGTAGTGTACCTCCCAATGCTTATTTGATTGCGTTTTACATGACACAGGCACGCCTTTGCAACGTTGTCGTTTCTTGCGGAGACGTTTATTTTCTTGTATGTGGGAATGGATGCTTTGGACATTGACAAGTGGAGATCCGTGAGTGACAGTCCGGGAACATCGGTGGCAGTGAGCTCAATCCTAATAGGTTTGCTCATGCTTGGAAGAGCAGCATTCGTCTTTCCCTTGTCGTTTCTCTCAAACTTAGCCAAGAAGAACCAAAGCGAGAGAATCGACTTTAAGATGCAAGTATGAATCATTCCTACTTAGTACTAATGGATTCAAATAACTCTTCTGAATCTCATTTGTTTATATCTCCTTCAGGTTGTGATTTGGTGGTCTGGTCTCATGAGAGGTGCTGTATCAATGGCTCTTGCATACAACAAGGTATAAAGAGTAGATGTTACTTTATTTACTTAATTCTCTATGAAGCTTTCAATGACACACAACACTTGCTTGACATTGCAGTTTACAAGGGCTGGGAAAACGGATTTGCGCGGGAATGCAATCATGATCACCAGTACCATAACCGTCTGTCTCTTTAGCACTGTGGTAAGATACCTACATAActttatttgatttgatgtaTTTGGTTAATATGATTCTCTTGAATTGGTGTTTACAGGTGTTTGGTATGTTGACAAAACCGCTAATAAGATTCCTATTGCCGCACCAGAAAGCCACCACGAGCTTTTTATCTGATGGCAACACGCCAAAGTCCATCCAGATCCCTTTGATAGACCAAGACTCGTTCATTGAGTTTGCAGGGAACCACAACGTGCCTAGGCCAGACAGTATACGTGGCTTCTTGACACGGCCCACTAGGACAGTGCATTACTACTGGAGACAGTTTGATGACTCCTTCATGAGGCCTGTGTTTGGAGGACGTGGCTTTGTCCCCTTTGTCCCTGGCTCTCCAACTGAGAGAGACCCTCCTACTGATCTCAGTAGAGCTTGAGAGAAGTGTCTGTGATTGtaagtatttaatttatttatttgtagtaTTGTTTGTGAGGAGAGAGAGCTGAGCTGTCCCTACGTTTTGAGAGCAGTAAGCAAACTCTCTGAAAGGGTTCTGATTGCAATGTATTCAATGTATTTGTTTACTTGTAAACTTGTAAAATGGAACAAAACTATACATTTGTTAGTGTGATTGAAATCTTGTTACTGATTCGAACTTGACCGGACCGGTTTGGAACGGTTTAGTTCGATTTTGGACAATTGGAATAAAAAGATGAAGGCGTTTCTTTGTTGTCCGAATAACTAGCACTACAAGAGCCCAACCAAATCAGTGATTGCATTAATACGTTGTCGTTTCTGCTGGACCAACTTTGTATAAATACATCCCAATAGTACTCAGCTACCACTGCATTCACACTCCCTTGTACAATccgccatctctctctcttgatcAGATCAGGCCTGAAGATCGATAATGGCTACAAGTTTCAGCTTCTCAATCTCTATGCAAGCTCGTGTCTCGGACCTCTCGGTACGTCTCTCTTCTTTTTCCTCCTCTTGTCGTTTTCACGTTATAACTTGTAACACACACAATGGTGTCACGTTTTTTGATACCATGATCAATCAGACAACACTTGCATTTGA is part of the Brassica rapa cultivar Chiifu-401-42 chromosome A09, CAAS_Brap_v3.01, whole genome shotgun sequence genome and harbors:
- the LOC103837323 gene encoding sodium/hydrogen exchanger 1, which translates into the protein MMASLLDTLVSKMPSLSASDHASVVSLNLFVALLCACIVLGHLLEENRWMNESITALLIGLATGVVILLISNGKSSHLLVFSEDLFFIYLLPPIIFNAGFQVKKKQFFRNFVTIMLFGAIGTVVSCTVITLGVTQFFKKLDIGTFDLGDYLAIGAIFAATDSVCTLQVLNQDETPLLYSLVFGEGVVNDATSVVVFNAIQSFDLTHLNHEAAFRLLGNFFYLFLLSTLLGVATGLISAYIIKKLYFGRHSTDREVALMMLMAYLSYMLAELFDLSGILTVFFCGIVMSHYTWHNVTESSRITTKHAFATLSFLAETFIFLYVGMDALDIDKWRSVSDSPGTSVAVSSILIGLLMLGRAAFVFPLSFLSNLAKKNQSERIDFKMQVVIWWSGLMRGAVSMALAYNKFTRAGKTDLRGNAIMITSTITVCLFSTVVFGMLTKPLIRFLLPHQKATTSFLSDGNTPKSIQIPLIDQDSFIEFAGNHNVPRPDSIRGFLTRPTRTVHYYWRQFDDSFMRPVFGGRGFVPFVPGSPTERDPPTDLSRA